The genomic DNA TCTACTAGTCCAATATTTCTAAGCTGAAGTTTCATTTCTTTGCCTTTTTTACTAAACAATTGTTAATCATAACACATTTGTCGACTTCACATTCTCTTCCCTAAGTGCGCTAGCGATGAGTTCGATGGGGTTTTTGAAGACCACGTCGGACTTGGCATGGTAAAGAGCGTCGCCTAGTTGCATGCGACACGCACTGCATTCTGCGCTTACGACCTTGGCGCCTGTGGCGTTTATCATGGTGGCTTTGGGCTCGCCTGCGGCTTTGGCGAAGCGGTAGTTTTCTAACTGCATGGTCACGCCGCCAAATCCACAGCAACGGTTGGGGTCGCTCATCTCGCGCATCACGAAGTTTTGGGCGATGAGCGCGCGGGGTTCTTTCCAAACCCCTTGCATTTTGCGGGCGTGGCAAGGGTCATGGTAGGTTACCACCTCGGAGCGTTTGGCTTTGCGCGCAAGCAGGTCTTTGAGGTTTGTTTTTTTCTCCAAATAATCCGTCGCCATGTAAATCATCGGGCGGATGGCCTCGGCTCTGGCTTTCCACTCGGGCTGGTCGTGGAAAAAGTGCACGTAGTCTTCTTTGATCATGGCGCTACAGGTGGCTTCGGGGATGATGATGGCCTCTAGCGTCTCTTTGAAACTCTCGATGTATTCGATGTTAAACTTCCCAAGGGCGTCCACACTGGCAAAATCCCCCGTAAAATACGAAGGTGCCCCACAGCATTTTTGCTGCTTGATGAGGTACACATCAATCTCCAACGCCTTCAATATCTCTAGTAGTGCCTTGCCGATGTCCGTGTACATGTAGTTGGCCAAACAGCCGATAAACACGCCTACTTTGCCCTTACCACCGTTGATGATGACTTCAGGATGAGAGTTTAAAAAGCTTTTTTTCGCCAAACTTGGAAGCAAACGGTCGAGTTTCACGATGGGGAAGTCGCGCAAACTCATGGAGCGTTTTTCGGGGTGGAGTTTGAACCCGCACGTTTGAAACACATACCCAAACCTCGCCAAGATGTCCATGATACCCCGATTGCGCAAGAGGAAAAACGCCAAGCGTTTGTACCACGCAATGCCGTATTTTTGGGCGATGTCGTAGCGGGCTTGCTCGATGACCATGTCCACTTTGAGGCTATTGGGACACACATCCACGCAGTTGGTGCACAAAAAACAGCTCTCAAAAATCTTCTTGGCCGTGCGGTCAAGCTCTAGTTTTCCTTTTTGATACGCGCCCAAAAGATGCAAAAACCCTCTAGGACTGGTGGTTTCGTCGGGGTTGACTTGGTGGATGGTACACACAGGGATACACTTGCCGCATTTCACGCACGCATCTGAGGTGACATTAAAAGCAAACATGGTTACACCGTCTTACTAAAGCGACGTTGGGATTCAGGAATCTTCCCAAGGTACGCATCAAAAGGCATACAGATATTGCGGATGAGCATGGTGCCCGTGGGGCTTACATGTAAGGCTTCTTTGCTCACGCTCACAAGTCCTGCGTCCACAAACTCTTGCAAGGCTTCAATGGCGTCTTTAAAGTACGCAAAAAAATCGATGCCAAAGCGCGTTTCGATGGCCGTGATATTCAGCTTAAAATTGCTCATCATCTCCATGATGACCGCCTTGCGAAGCACGTCATCCTCACTCAACACGAGTCCTCGGTGCACAGGCAATTGCCCCGCGTCAAGGGCGGCTTCGTAGGCTTTCATGTCCTTGAAGTTTTGCACGTAGTGGCGCTCGCCTTCCCCGATGCTCGTAAGCCCCACGCCGACCAAATCCGCGCCACCTTTGGTGGTGTAGCCTTGGAAATTGCGGTGCAATTCGCCTTTTTCGATGGCCTTAAAAAGCTCATCTTCAGGCTTAGCAAAGTGGTCCATGCCTATCATCTTGTAGCCGTTGCGTTGCAAAAAGTCAATGGTGTACTGCAAGATGGCCAGTTTCACACTGGGGTGCGGTAAGGTGGTTTCGTCGAACTTGCGCATGGTTTTTTTCATCCACGGCACATGGGCGTAGTTAAAGATAGCAAAGCGGTCAGGACTGAGCGTCAGGGCGAGCTCTAGGGTCTCTT from Sulfurospirillum tamanense includes the following:
- a CDS encoding (Fe-S)-binding protein, coding for MFAFNVTSDACVKCGKCIPVCTIHQVNPDETTSPRGFLHLLGAYQKGKLELDRTAKKIFESCFLCTNCVDVCPNSLKVDMVIEQARYDIAQKYGIAWYKRLAFFLLRNRGIMDILARFGYVFQTCGFKLHPEKRSMSLRDFPIVKLDRLLPSLAKKSFLNSHPEVIINGGKGKVGVFIGCLANYMYTDIGKALLEILKALEIDVYLIKQQKCCGAPSYFTGDFASVDALGKFNIEYIESFKETLEAIIIPEATCSAMIKEDYVHFFHDQPEWKARAEAIRPMIYMATDYLEKKTNLKDLLARKAKRSEVVTYHDPCHARKMQGVWKEPRALIAQNFVMREMSDPNRCCGFGGVTMQLENYRFAKAAGEPKATMINATGAKVVSAECSACRMQLGDALYHAKSDVVFKNPIELIASALREENVKSTNVL
- the hemN gene encoding oxygen-independent coproporphyrinogen III oxidase; the protein is MIDFDTFTKYSRPGPRYTSYPTAPEFHEGFTCKDYEGILQAQDRSKKLSLYFHLPFCRSACYFCGCNVEFTSKEEKKERYIGYLEKELTLLSEHLDMSRQVLQLHFGGGTPTYFNAEQLGRIIALIRRFFPHFDPEAEVSCEIDPRFLTSEQLDVLVGNGFNRVSYGVQDFNAVVQKEIHRIQPYEVTKRAVDLARAAGITSVNMDLIYGLPYQTLETFKETLELALTLSPDRFAIFNYAHVPWMKKTMRKFDETTLPHPSVKLAILQYTIDFLQRNGYKMIGMDHFAKPEDELFKAIEKGELHRNFQGYTTKGGADLVGVGLTSIGEGERHYVQNFKDMKAYEAALDAGQLPVHRGLVLSEDDVLRKAVIMEMMSNFKLNITAIETRFGIDFFAYFKDAIEALQEFVDAGLVSVSKEALHVSPTGTMLIRNICMPFDAYLGKIPESQRRFSKTV